A portion of the Bubalus kerabau isolate K-KA32 ecotype Philippines breed swamp buffalo chromosome 1, PCC_UOA_SB_1v2, whole genome shotgun sequence genome contains these proteins:
- the LPAR5 gene encoding lysophosphatidic acid receptor 5 produces the protein MQANSSAKSLPTECPDYQPIHHLHLVVYSVVLAAGLPLNALALWVFLRALRVHSVVSVYMCNLAASDLLFTLSLPLRLSYYARHYWPFPDFLCQLAGAVFQMNMYGSCIFLTLINVDRYAAIVHPLRLRHLRRPSVARLLCLGVWALILVFAVPTILAHQPSSCARDGRNVSLCFESFSDKLWKGSLLPLLLLAEALGFLLPLAAVVYSSGRVFWTLARPDATRSQRRRKTVRLLLASLVIFLLCFVPYNATLAVYGLLRGEVVPASSEARKKVRGVLMVMVLLAGANCVLDPLVYYFSAEGFRNTLRGLRAPLRDRTLAANGAQEALAEPLTETAHASTLTTTSQGQLQPSDPRSSFTPSHEDSSF, from the coding sequence ATGCAAGCCAACTCCTCGGCCAAGTCTCTTCCCACCGAGTGCCCAGACTACCAGCCCATCCATCATTTGCATCTGGTGGTCTACAGCGTGGTGCTGGCGGCCGGGCTCCCCCTCAACGCGCTGGCCCTCTGGGTCTTCCTGCGCGCGCTGCGCGTGCATTCGGTGGTGAGCGTGTACATGTGCAACCTGGCAGCCAGCGACCTGCTCTTCACCCTCTCGCTGCCCTTGCGCCTGTCCTACTACGCGCGGCACTACTGGCCCTTCCCGGACTTTTTGTGCCAGCTGGCGGGCGCCGTCTTCCAGATGAACATGTACGGCAGCTGCATCTTCCTGACGCTCATCAACGTGGACCGCTACGCCGCCATCGTGCACCCGCTGCGGCTGCGCCACCTGCGGCGGCCCAGCGTGGCgcggctgctctgcctgggcgtgTGGGCGCTCATCCTGGTGTTCGCCGTACCCACCATCCTGGCGCATCAGCCCTCGTCCTGCGCCAGAGACGGCCGCAACGTGTCCCTCTGCTTCGAGAGCTTCAGCGACAAGCTGTGGAAGGGCAGCCTACTGCCGCTCTTGCTGTTGGCCGAGGCGCTGGGCTTCCTGCTGCCCCTGGCGGCCGTGGTCTACTCGTCGGGCCGCGTCTTCTGGACCCTGGCGCGGCCCGACGCCACGCGGAGCCAGCGGCGGCGGAAGACTGTGCGCCTCCTGCTGGCGAGCCTGGTCATCTTCCTGCTGTGCTTCGTGCCCTACAACGCCACGCTGGCCGTGTACGGGCTGCTACGCGGCGAGGTGGTGCCCGCCAGCTCCGAGGCGCGCAAGAAGGTGCGCGGGGTGCTGATGGTCATGGTGCTGCTGGCCGGTGCCAACTGCGTGCTCGACCCCCTCGTGTACTACTTCAGCGCGGAGGGCTTCCGCAACACCCTGCGAGGCCTGAGAGCCCCGCTCCGAGACAGGACCTTGGCCGCCAACGGGGCTCAGGAGGCGCTCGCTGAACCGCTCACCGAGACTGCCCACGCCTCTACTCTGACCACAACCAGCCAGGGGCAGCTCCAGCCCTCCGATCCCCGGTCATCCTTCACCCCATCCCACGAGGATTCGTCCTTCTGA